The DNA sequence AGCCCGCATCGGTCGTCGGCTCCGCCATCAGCCGCCGAAAACCGGTGAGAGCAACGGTATAGAGACCGGTGCCACCGAGGAAGAAGAGCAGCGCGCGTCCCGGCGCCGCCACGGTCTCGCGGATCGAGAGAAACCATGGTTCCGTTGCCGCGTGACTTGCCGACGCCTGCAGCGACAGCCATGCCGCCTGTGCGGCCTGCTGCAGTTCGGGCATCGAAACGCGGATCGCATCGGCGGGGTGCAGCGTCGCCCAGGCGAATCCCGCCGCGATGCTTCCGAGGCCGACGACGAGCGCCATGAGTGCCCGGGGGCGGGCCGCCTTGGCGCGGGGAGTGAGGATCGCAGCCCGGGCACTGGCCACCTTCGATGCGGCCAGCAGTACCCGTTCCTCGAAGCCGCGCGGCGGGTCGAAGTAGGGGAGGGTCGCAAGTGACGCGACGAGCCGGGCATCGGATTCCACCATCAGGGCGCACGTCGGGCATGTCCCAAGGTGGGACAGTACCCGCGGCGAACTGGATTCCGTCAGGAATGCATCCAGTTCATCGGCGGTCAGGTGCTGCGGATCATGCGAATTCATGCTAAAGCCTCATACGGTGACGGTGAAGTCCGGTTTCATTGGACCCGGTAGCAGGTGCCTCGTCCCGGGTCATGCTCGTGTGTCCTGCAACAGGATCCGCAACTCGTTGCGGGCCCTGTGGATGTAGGTCTTTACCGTCCCCAGCGGGAGGTTGAGAATTTCGGCAATTTCTTCATAGGGGCGGCCATCGATATGGCGCAGGATGATGCAGCTGCGGTACTCCGGGCGGAGCTTGCCAATCGCCGCTTCGATCTGTGAGCCGAGCTCCCGGCTGGTCACTTCATCGAGTTGTGATTCCCGCGCGTCGCCGATCTGCAGCGTGGTCGCCTCGACGGCATCCGACGTGGCGGCATGCGGTGATCCGTCGAGCGACAGCGTGTCGAGCCCGCGCCGCCGGAGCTGATCGATCGCGGCGTTGTTGGCGATCTTGAAGATCCAGCTGGAAAATTTGTATTCCGGCCGATAGCTGTCGATCGCGTTGAGAACCTTCATGAACGTTTCCTGCGCCAGGTCCTCCGCGAGCTCGCGGTCGCGCACCATGCGGTAGATCAGGGAAAAGACCGGCCGCTGGTATCGGCGGATCAGCTCCCGGTACGCGGCCTCGCGACCCCGGGCGGCGTGGCGAACCACATCCTGGTCGGAGAGTCCGGCCCATTCGATCGGCGTGGGGTGGGTCA is a window from the Gemmatimonadales bacterium genome containing:
- a CDS encoding sigma-70 family RNA polymerase sigma factor; translated protein: MTHPTPIEWAGLSDQDVVRHAARGREAAYRELIRRYQRPVFSLIYRMVRDRELAEDLAQETFMKVLNAIDSYRPEYKFSSWIFKIANNAAIDQLRRRGLDTLSLDGSPHAATSDAVEATTLQIGDARESQLDEVTSRELGSQIEAAIGKLRPEYRSCIILRHIDGRPYEEIAEILNLPLGTVKTYIHRARNELRILLQDTRA